The Cellulomonas oligotrophica sequence CGATCTGCGACGACGAGGCGAAGTCGCGCCGCCCCCGCGTCAGCGAGTAGGTGATGACGCTGAACAGCAGGCCGAACGCGCCGCCGAACAGCATCGCGGGCAGGATCACGCTCGCGGTGCCGGGCGAGGAGAACAGCGTGAGCAGCAGCCCGACGAAGAGGCCGAACCACGCCCCCGACGCGAACCCGCCGAGCGCGGCGCTCGGGTACGACAGCCGCCGCAGCACCCGCTCGACCATCTGGAGGTCCGTGCCGACGATGGTCACGGCACGCACCGGGAACGACTTCTCGGCGAGCAGCTCGACGGCCTTCTGCGCCTGCAGGTACGTGGGGTAGGTCGCGACGGTCTCCCCCTCGGGCAGGGTGGGGAGCGTCGGGATGCGGCTGGACCGGCTGAACGACATGCGCCGATCCTCCCTCACCCGCCCGTGCGCTGCCAGGGAGCAGGCCGGGAGGTCGCTGGAGGCCCGCGGTGCGGCGTTGACGTGAGGTGAGGCAAACCTCATGATGGGCGACGCCGGAGCGAGGTAGCCGCTGCGCCCCTCGACCGTGGCGCCCGCACCCGTACCCCGCGCAGGAGATGACGATGTCCGGCTTCAGCACGCGCCTGCTGCTCTCCTGCGCCGCGATCGGCGTCGCGGGCGGGATCCTCGGCATCCCGAACTACCACCTGTTCACGGCCCTGTCGGTGGCTGCACCGTTCCTCATGGGCCTGGCCGCGGGCCTGTACGTGCTGCCCGGGGTCGTCGCGCAGGCCGCGTTCCGCCGCCCCGGCGTCGGGTTCCTCACCACGATGCTCGCCGGTGTCGTCTCCGCGCCGTTCACCCCGACGGGCTTCGCCTCGGTCTACGGCTGGCTGTGGATCGCCGTGATCATGGAGCTGCCGTACGCCGTGACGCTCTACCGGTACTGGAAGGCGCCCGTCGCGTACGCCCTCGCGGTCGGTGCCGCGGGCCTCTACACGTGGATGTGGTGGACGTACTACGACATGGGCACGTACGCGGCGTGGGCGCAGGCCCTGCTGCCGTCCCTGCTGCTCGTCGGCCTGGTCGGGTCGACCTGGCTCGGCCGCCTGGTCGCCGCACGGCTGGCCGCGACCGGCGCGCTGCGCGGGCTGCGCCTGCCCGAGGACCGCCGCCGCCGCGCCGCCGGAGCAGCCGGGGACGCCGCGCGCACGGACCCGGCGGTCCCCGAGTCGCCCGTCGCGGACGCCCCCGCCCCCACCCCCACGGCGTGAGCGTCGAGCTGAGGGACGTCCGGATCCGGCACGAGGACCGCGACGCCTGGACGCCCGACGGGGTCACCGCCACGCTGCACCCCGGCGAGGTCGTGCTCGTCCTCGGCCCCAGCGGGTGCGGCAAGTCCACGCTGGCTCTCGCGCTGGACGGCCTGGTGCCGCACGCGGTGCCCGCCGAGATGACCGGCGAGGTCGTCGTCGACGGCGTGCCGACCACGGGCACGACCGTCCCGCGCCTGGCCGCGCACGTCGCGATGGTCTTCCAGGACCCGGACGCCCAGGTCGTCACGGGCACGGTGCTCGACGAGGTGTGCTTCGGACCGGAGAACCTGCAGGTGCCCGCCGAGGAGGTGCTGGCGCGCGCCGAGCAGGCCCTGCGGACCGTCGGGCTGTGGGAGCGGCGCGCCGACGCGCCCGACGTGCTCTCCGGCGGCGGCCGGCAGCGGCTGGCGGTCGCGTGCGCGCTGGCCCTGGGGTCGCCGGTGCTCGTCCTCGACGAGCCGACGGCCAACCTCGACCCCGTGGGCGTCGAGGAGCTGTACGCCGCGCTGCGCGCTGTCGTGGCCGACGGCACCCGTACCGTCGTGCTGGTCGAGCACGACCTCGACGCCGCCGTCGACCTGGTCGACCGGGTGCTCGTGCTGGACGCGTCGGGCCGCCTGGTGATGGACGGCCCGACCCGCGCGGTCCTGGCCGACCGCGCGGCCGAGCTCGTCGCGCTCGGGGTGTGGCTGCCCGTCGCGACCCTGGCCGCGCTGCGGCTGCGCGGCGCCGGCGTCGACCTGGCACCGCTGCCGCTGACGCCGGCGGCCCTGACCCGGGCGCTCGACGCGTGCCCGACGCTGCCCGACCCGGTCCCGGCGTCCACGGCCGTGCCCGCCGGGGCGACGGACGGCGGAGCAGGGTCCGACCTGGCGGTGCAGGTCCGCGGGCTGACGGTGCGCCGCGGCGGCAGCGCCGTCCTGCACGACGTCGACCTCGACGTGCCCACGGGCGCGCTGGCCGCGCTCGTGGGGGTCAACGGCGCGGGCAAGACGACGCTCGCGCAGGCGATCGGCGGGGTGGTGCGCCCGCCCCGCGGGACCGTCCGCACGGCGGGCCTCGACCCGGCCACGACCCGGGCGCGGGTGTGGGTCCGGCACGTGGGGTTCGTGTTCCAGAACCCCGAGCACCAGCTCGTGCGCGCGTCCGTGCACGACGAGCTCGCGCACGGGTTGCGCCTGCAGGGGGTCGACGCGCCGGAGGTCGGGCGCCGGGTCGACGAGCTGCTGGACCGCCTCGGCCTGGCCGCGGCGCGCGACGTGCACCCGTTCCTGCTCTCGGGCGGTCAGAAGCGCCGGCTGTCGGTCGGCACGGCGCTGGTCACGGGCGCCCGGGTGCTGGTGCTCGACGAGCCGACGTTCGGGCAGGACCGCGCCCGTGCCGCCGAGCTGCTCGACCTGCTGGACGACCTGGTCGCGCAGGGCACGACGGTGGTGGTCGTGACCCACGACCTGCAGCTCGTGGCCGACCACGCCACGCACGTCGCGGTGCTGCACGAGGGCCGGGTGAGCGCGGCCGGGACCGCGACCGACGTGCTCGCGGGCTCCGCGCTGGACGAGGCGGGCCTGCTCGCGCCGCCGCTCGCCCGGGCGACGCGCGCGCTCACGCGGCACCCGTCGTGGCACGCGGTCACCCGGCTCGCCGACGTCCCCGGCGGCGGCCTGCCCGACCGTGCTG is a genomic window containing:
- a CDS encoding ABC transporter ATP-binding protein, which translates into the protein MSVELRDVRIRHEDRDAWTPDGVTATLHPGEVVLVLGPSGCGKSTLALALDGLVPHAVPAEMTGEVVVDGVPTTGTTVPRLAAHVAMVFQDPDAQVVTGTVLDEVCFGPENLQVPAEEVLARAEQALRTVGLWERRADAPDVLSGGGRQRLAVACALALGSPVLVLDEPTANLDPVGVEELYAALRAVVADGTRTVVLVEHDLDAAVDLVDRVLVLDASGRLVMDGPTRAVLADRAAELVALGVWLPVATLAALRLRGAGVDLAPLPLTPAALTRALDACPTLPDPVPASTAVPAGATDGGAGSDLAVQVRGLTVRRGGSAVLHDVDLDVPTGALAALVGVNGAGKTTLAQAIGGVVRPPRGTVRTAGLDPATTRARVWVRHVGFVFQNPEHQLVRASVHDELAHGLRLQGVDAPEVGRRVDELLDRLGLAAARDVHPFLLSGGQKRRLSVGTALVTGARVLVLDEPTFGQDRARAAELLDLLDDLVAQGTTVVVVTHDLQLVADHATHVAVLHEGRVSAAGTATDVLAGSALDEAGLLAPPLARATRALTRHPSWHAVTRLADVPGGGLPDRAAAAPPWTRPVREPAPVAR
- a CDS encoding general stress protein, translating into MSFSRSSRIPTLPTLPEGETVATYPTYLQAQKAVELLAEKSFPVRAVTIVGTDLQMVERVLRRLSYPSAALGGFASGAWFGLFVGLLLTLFSSPGTASVILPAMLFGGAFGLLFSVITYSLTRGRRDFASSSQIVATSYSVLCLAEHAHRARALLVESGLGGVVDGWPARPATPPAPPAAPPQPGLTPGDDVPRPPA
- a CDS encoding ECF transporter S component — encoded protein: MSGFSTRLLLSCAAIGVAGGILGIPNYHLFTALSVAAPFLMGLAAGLYVLPGVVAQAAFRRPGVGFLTTMLAGVVSAPFTPTGFASVYGWLWIAVIMELPYAVTLYRYWKAPVAYALAVGAAGLYTWMWWTYYDMGTYAAWAQALLPSLLLVGLVGSTWLGRLVAARLAATGALRGLRLPEDRRRRAAGAAGDAARTDPAVPESPVADAPAPTPTA